One segment of Polaribacter huanghezhanensis DNA contains the following:
- a CDS encoding DUF983 domain-containing protein yields MFKKGTKIYSIINNKCPRCQEGNFFKYKLTYTPGKVTELHEHCSNCNLKYMIEPSFFYGAMYVGYGITVAICIAVFIISFLIFGLDLLKSFAAILIAIVLLMPINLRLSRMLWIQMFISYEEKKESDIS; encoded by the coding sequence ATGTTTAAGAAAGGCACAAAAATCTACAGTATTATCAACAATAAATGTCCAAGATGTCAAGAAGGAAACTTTTTTAAATATAAGTTAACTTATACACCAGGAAAAGTAACTGAACTGCACGAACATTGTTCAAATTGTAACTTAAAATACATGATTGAACCGTCGTTTTTTTACGGAGCGATGTATGTTGGCTATGGAATAACCGTTGCTATTTGCATTGCAGTATTTATTATTTCGTTTCTTATTTTTGGACTGGATTTATTAAAATCTTTTGCAGCAATACTTATTGCAATTGTTTTATTAATGCCCATAAATTTACGTTTATCTAGAATGCTTTGGATACAAATGTTTATTTCTTACGAAGAAAAAAAAGAGAGTGACATTTCTTAA